A portion of the Channa argus isolate prfri chromosome 19, Channa argus male v1.0, whole genome shotgun sequence genome contains these proteins:
- the shha gene encoding sonic hedgehog protein: MLLWTRIVLVGLICLSLASSGMGCGPGRGYGRRRHPKKLTPLAYKQFIPNVAEKTLGASGRYEGKITRNSERFKELTPNYNTDIIFKDEENTGADRLMTQRCKDKLNSLAISVMNQWPGVKLRVTEGWDEDGHHFEESLHYEGRAVDITTSDRDKSKYGTLSRLAVEAGFDWVYYESKAHIHCSVKAENSVAAKSGGCFPGFSTVSLQNGTKKAVKDLQTGDKVLAADEDGNPIYTDFIMFIDQDSTTRRVFYVIETDSGQKITLTAAHLLFVGPNNFTEEEPRMSAIFASHVRPGQKVFVFDAERSRLEPVTVKRIYTQEHGGSFAPVTVQGTLVVDQVLASCYAVIEDHDLAHWALAPVRLAHWLSSLLFTSQPQASAHGDGVHWYSKILYHLGTWLLDSHSIHPLGMSVYPS, from the exons atgctGCTCTGGACCAGAATCGTATTGGTCGGTCTCATCTGTTTGTCCTTGGCGTCCTCTGGGATGGGATGCGGACCTGGCAGGGGGTACGGCAGAAGAAGACATCCGAAGAAGCTGACACCTCTTGCGTACAAGCAGTTCATCCCCAACGTGGCGGAGAAGACCCTTGGGGCAAGCGGCAGATACGAAGGCAAGATCACAAGAAACTCCGAGCGATTTAAAGAGCTGACGCCCAATTATAACACAGACATCATATTCAAGGATGAGGAGAACACCGGTGCCGACAGGCTAATGACTCAG AGATGTAAAGACAAGCTGAACTCGTTGGCCATTTCAGTGATGAACCAGTGGCCCGGGGTGAAGCTGCGGGTCACCGAGGGCTGGGACGAGGACGGGCACCACTTCGAGGAGTCTCTTCACTACGAGGGCAGGGCCGTGGACATCACCACGTCAGACCGAGACAAGAGCAAATACGGCACTTTGTCCAGGCTGGCAGTGGAAGCCGGATTCGACTGGGTCTATTATGAATCCAAAGCCCACATCCACTGCTCTGTGAAAGCAG aaaactCAGTAGCAGCAAAGTCAGGAGGCTGCTTCCCGGGCTTCTCCACTGTCAGCCTCCAGAATGGCACCAAGAAGGCGGTCAAAGACCTCCAAACAGGGGACAAGGTGCTGGCAGCGGATGAGGATGGAAACCCGATTTACACCGACTTCATCATGTTCATAGACCAAGACTCAACAACCAGGAGGGTCTTCTACGTGATCGAAACCGACTCGGGTCAGAAAATCACCCTCACTGCTGCGCACCTCCTCTTCGTCGGCCCCAACAACTTCACCGAGGAAGAGCCGCGGATGTCTGCAATCTTCGCCAGCCACGTCCGACCCGGACAAAAGGTGTTCGTCTTTGATGCTGAGCGGAGCCGACTCGAGCCCGTGACCGTAAAACGGATTTACACGCAAGAGCACGGGGGCTCCTTTGCGCCGGTGACAGTGCAGGGGACCCTCGTGGTGGACCAGGTCCTTGCGTCCTGTTACGCAGTGATTGAAGACCACGACTTGGCGCACTGGGCCCTGGCACCGGTCCGGCTCGCCCACTGGCTGTCCTCACTGCTTTTCACTTCCCAACCTCAAGCCAGTGCGCACGGCGATGGGGTGCACTGGTACTCTAAGATCCTTTACCACTTAGGAACATGGCTTTTGGACAGCCACTCCATTCATCCTCTTGGGATGTCAGTATACCCGAGTTGA